One window of the Prochlorococcus marinus CUG1438 genome contains the following:
- a CDS encoding TMEM165/GDT1 family protein, with product MVLSLLLSTFLTVFIAELGDKTQLATLTISGTSKKPLAVFLGSSSALVFASLLGALTGGSFSSFLPEVVLKSIASITFFIIGIRLFISSFTIDEEEKEGKENN from the coding sequence ATGGTTTTAAGTTTATTACTATCAACATTTCTAACAGTTTTTATAGCTGAATTAGGTGACAAAACCCAGCTAGCCACATTAACCATAAGCGGAACTTCAAAGAAACCATTAGCAGTTTTTTTAGGATCTTCTTCTGCTCTAGTTTTTGCTAGTTTACTCGGAGCTTTAACAGGAGGTTCTTTTTCAAGTTTTTTACCCGAAGTAGTCCTTAAATCAATAGCCTCAATAACATTTTTCATTATTGGCATTAGGCTTTTTATAAGCTCATTCACTATCGATGAAGAAGAAAAAGAAGGTAAAGAAAATAATTAG
- a CDS encoding YkgJ family cysteine cluster protein, which yields MKSWTCIENCGACCKFDLNERSDLTDKLSKQDIALINSMKAKDGWCKNLDRKNKKCLIYETRPHFCRVNEFSITFKGYLKSGDKFLIDCCKQHISSNYGCQSKEMKTFKMAVSGK from the coding sequence ATGAAATCATGGACATGTATAGAAAATTGTGGAGCTTGTTGTAAATTCGACTTGAACGAAAGAAGCGATTTGACTGACAAACTTAGCAAACAAGATATCGCCTTGATAAATTCAATGAAGGCTAAAGACGGCTGGTGTAAAAATTTAGACAGAAAAAATAAAAAATGCTTAATTTATGAAACGAGACCACACTTTTGCCGAGTCAATGAATTTTCAATAACATTTAAAGGATATTTAAAATCTGGCGATAAGTTCCTAATAGATTGCTGTAAACAACATATTTCATCAAATTATGGATGCCAGAGTAAAGAAATGAAAACTTTTAAAATGGCTGTTTCAGGAAAATGA
- a CDS encoding TMEM165/GDT1 family protein, producing MNIKLEKKENNLEKSFLSIFITTFTTIFIAELGDKTQIATLMLSAESGKPIIVFLGSSLALISSSVVGVLIGKWLSKKISPSKFNLSAGALMIIISLFLAFDTLKNYL from the coding sequence ATGAATATCAAGTTAGAAAAAAAAGAAAATAATTTAGAAAAAAGTTTCTTATCCATATTTATAACGACTTTTACAACAATTTTTATTGCTGAACTTGGCGATAAAACCCAGATTGCTACATTAATGCTTTCTGCTGAATCAGGAAAGCCAATAATTGTTTTTCTTGGAAGTTCTCTAGCTCTAATAAGCTCTAGTGTAGTAGGAGTCCTTATTGGCAAATGGTTATCAAAGAAAATATCTCCCAGCAAATTTAATTTATCTGCTGGTGCCTTAATGATAATAATAAGTTTATTTCTGGCCTTTGATACTCTCAAGAATTATTTATAA
- a CDS encoding photosystem II reaction center protein Ycf12, translating into MATLIPLAVVALAGPAIIALVFYRK; encoded by the coding sequence ATGGCAACACTTATTCCTTTAGCTGTAGTTGCGCTAGCTGGACCAGCAATAATAGCTCTTGTATTTTACCGTAAATAA